A stretch of the Streptococcus suis genome encodes the following:
- a CDS encoding saccharopine dehydrogenase family protein, with the protein MSRLLVIGCGGVAQVAISKVCQAEDTFKEVMIASRTKSKCDDLKAALEGKTSVKIETAQVDADKVEEVIALIESYQPKAVLNVALPYQDLTIMDACLATGVDYIDTANYESEDTENPEWRAIYEKRCEEEGFTAYFDYSWQWDYKERFEKAGLTALLGSGFDPGVTSVFSAYALKHYFDEIHYIDILDCNGGDHGYPFATNFNPEINLREVSAPGSYWENGKWVEVEAMSIKREYDFPEVGQKDMYLLHHEEIESLAKNIPGVKRIRFFMTFGQSYLTHMKCLENVGLLRTDPINFNGQEVVPIQFLKALLPDPASLGPRTVGKTNIGCIFTGVKDGVEKTIYIYNVCDHQECYKEVGSQAISYTTGVPAMIGTKLVMDGTWKKPGVYNLEELDPDPFMDLLNQYGLPWQVVENPVLVD; encoded by the coding sequence ATGAGTCGTTTATTAGTCATTGGTTGCGGTGGCGTAGCCCAGGTTGCCATCAGCAAGGTGTGTCAGGCAGAAGATACTTTCAAGGAGGTCATGATTGCCAGCCGTACCAAGTCCAAGTGTGATGATTTGAAGGCTGCCTTAGAAGGAAAAACTTCGGTAAAAATCGAAACTGCACAAGTGGATGCGGACAAGGTAGAAGAAGTGATTGCCTTGATTGAAAGCTACCAGCCAAAAGCCGTTTTAAACGTTGCCCTCCCATACCAAGATTTGACCATTATGGACGCTTGTTTGGCGACTGGTGTGGACTACATTGATACAGCCAATTATGAAAGTGAAGATACTGAAAATCCTGAATGGCGTGCTATTTACGAAAAACGTTGTGAAGAAGAAGGATTTACAGCCTACTTTGATTACTCATGGCAGTGGGATTATAAGGAGCGTTTTGAAAAAGCAGGGCTGACAGCGCTTTTGGGATCCGGGTTTGATCCAGGTGTGACCAGTGTATTTTCTGCTTACGCATTGAAACACTATTTCGATGAAATCCACTATATAGATATCTTAGATTGTAATGGGGGAGACCATGGTTATCCATTTGCGACCAACTTTAACCCTGAAATCAACTTGCGTGAGGTTTCAGCACCAGGTTCCTACTGGGAAAATGGCAAATGGGTGGAAGTTGAAGCCATGTCTATCAAGCGAGAATATGATTTCCCAGAAGTGGGTCAGAAAGACATGTATCTTCTCCACCATGAAGAAATTGAATCCCTAGCTAAAAACATTCCAGGTGTGAAGCGGATTCGCTTCTTTATGACTTTCGGTCAATCCTACTTGACTCATATGAAATGCTTGGAAAATGTTGGTCTCTTACGGACTGACCCAATCAACTTTAATGGACAAGAAGTAGTGCCTATCCAATTCCTCAAAGCCCTCTTGCCTGATCCAGCCAGCCTTGGTCCACGTACTGTTGGGAAAACCAACATCGGCTGTATTTTCACAGGGGTCAAAGACGGTGTGGAGAAGACCATCTACATCTACAACGTATGTGACCACCAAGAGTGCTATAAGGAAGTGGGTTCACAGGCTATTTCTTACACAACTGGTGTTCCTGCTATGATTGGAACCAAGCTTGTCATGGACGGAACTTGGAAAAAACCAGGTGTATACAACTTGGAAGAATTGGATCCAGATCCATTCATGGACTTGCTCAATCAATACGGATTGCCTTGGCAAGTGGTAGAAAATCCAGTTTTGGTGGACTAG
- the nspC gene encoding carboxynorspermidine decarboxylase, with amino-acid sequence MRIDQVPTPAYVIDEAKLVNNLEILKSVQERTGCKVLLAQKAFSMYATYPLISQYLAGTTASGLYEAKLGREEFGGEVHVFAPAFKDADLEEILEIADHIVFNSERQLRKHVDKCRAVGVSVGLRINPECSTQGDHALYDPCAAGSRFGVRIDQFSEDLVDLVDGLHFHTLCEQNSDDLKTTLDAVEAKFGPYLHRIKWLNMGGGHHVTREDYDLDLLISSIQHMQETYGLEVYIEPGEAIALNAGYLVTEVLDIFENGIETLVLDASATCHMPDVLEMPYRPPLRHGFEAGEKAYTYRLSSNTCLTGDIIGDYSFEKPVEIGDKLYFEDMAIYSFVKNNTFNGIGLPSLVLMDKTGDCRIVKSFGYEDFKGRLS; translated from the coding sequence ATGAGAATTGATCAAGTCCCAACACCAGCTTATGTCATTGATGAAGCTAAGCTGGTCAACAATTTAGAAATTCTCAAGTCGGTCCAAGAGCGAACAGGCTGTAAGGTCCTTTTGGCCCAAAAAGCCTTCTCCATGTATGCCACCTATCCGCTCATCAGCCAATACCTAGCTGGAACAACTGCATCAGGCCTCTATGAAGCCAAGCTGGGTCGTGAGGAGTTTGGGGGCGAAGTCCATGTCTTTGCTCCAGCCTTCAAGGATGCGGATTTGGAGGAGATTTTGGAGATTGCGGACCATATCGTCTTTAACTCAGAGCGCCAACTCCGCAAGCACGTGGACAAATGCCGAGCAGTTGGAGTCAGTGTTGGCCTGCGTATTAATCCAGAGTGCTCCACCCAAGGTGACCATGCCCTCTATGATCCCTGCGCAGCAGGTTCTCGCTTCGGTGTTCGTATTGACCAGTTTTCAGAAGACCTGGTGGACTTGGTGGATGGTCTGCATTTCCATACACTCTGTGAGCAAAATTCGGATGATTTGAAAACGACCTTGGATGCTGTTGAGGCCAAATTCGGTCCTTATCTACACCGTATTAAATGGCTCAATATGGGCGGAGGCCATCATGTGACCAGAGAAGATTATGATCTGGACTTGCTGATTTCCTCTATCCAGCACATGCAGGAAACCTATGGATTAGAAGTCTACATTGAGCCTGGTGAAGCCATTGCCCTCAATGCGGGTTATTTGGTGACAGAAGTTTTAGATATCTTTGAAAATGGTATTGAAACGCTAGTGTTAGACGCATCAGCCACCTGCCATATGCCTGATGTCTTGGAAATGCCCTATCGCCCACCGCTTCGTCATGGCTTTGAGGCAGGTGAAAAGGCCTATACATACAGACTATCTTCCAATACCTGTCTGACGGGCGACATCATTGGCGATTATTCCTTTGAAAAACCTGTGGAGATTGGCGACAAGCTCTACTTTGAAGATATGGCTATTTATTCCTTTGTAAAAAACAATACCTTCAATGGCATTGGTCTGCCAAGTCTGGTCTTGATGGACAAGACTGGTGACTGCCGAATTGTTAAGAGTTTTGGATATGAAGATTTCAAAGGGAGGTTGTCATGA
- the aguA gene encoding agmatine deiminase produces MIESPKVAGYRMPAEYEPHHGTLMVWPTRPGSWPFDGQGAKKAFNQVIKTIAESEQVYLLVDEAHREEAQSMLGADITYLDIPTNDAWARDTGPTVLVRENGRALSVDWAFNAWGGNYDGLYQDYESDDQVASRFSQAIGLPVYDAHPFVLEGGAIHSDGEGTILVTESCLLSPGRNPHLTKDQIEQVLLDSLGAEKVLWLPYGIFNDETNEHVDNVAAFVGPAEIVLAWTDDEADPQYAMSKADLDYLEEQVDAKGRKFSVHKLPIPKDPILVTEEDLPGYVYEEGEEERTAGERLAASYVNFYVSNGAVLVPQFDDEHDAHALHLLAQLFPTRKVVGIPARDILLGGGNIHCITQQIPLYGAKCP; encoded by the coding sequence ATGATAGAAAGTCCAAAAGTGGCTGGCTACCGCATGCCTGCTGAGTATGAGCCTCATCATGGTACCCTCATGGTGTGGCCGACTCGCCCAGGATCCTGGCCCTTTGATGGTCAGGGGGCGAAAAAAGCCTTTAACCAGGTCATTAAAACCATTGCTGAAAGCGAGCAGGTCTATCTCTTGGTGGATGAGGCACACCGTGAGGAGGCTCAATCCATGTTGGGGGCTGACATCACCTACCTGGACATCCCCACCAACGATGCTTGGGCGCGTGACACAGGTCCGACGGTTTTGGTCCGTGAAAATGGCAGAGCCTTGTCTGTCGATTGGGCCTTTAACGCTTGGGGCGGAAACTATGATGGTCTTTATCAGGACTATGAGTCAGATGATCAGGTGGCTAGTCGATTTAGTCAAGCCATCGGTCTGCCAGTCTACGATGCCCACCCCTTTGTCCTAGAAGGCGGAGCCATCCATAGCGACGGTGAGGGAACCATCTTGGTGACAGAATCCTGTTTACTGAGCCCAGGCCGCAATCCTCATCTAACCAAGGACCAGATTGAGCAAGTGCTTCTAGATAGTCTAGGTGCTGAAAAGGTTCTCTGGCTTCCATACGGAATTTTCAATGATGAAACCAATGAACATGTGGACAATGTTGCGGCCTTTGTTGGTCCAGCTGAGATAGTTTTAGCCTGGACAGATGATGAGGCAGACCCCCAATATGCCATGTCCAAGGCTGATTTGGACTACTTGGAAGAGCAAGTAGATGCTAAGGGCAGAAAGTTTAGCGTACATAAACTGCCTATTCCAAAAGATCCTATTCTAGTAACAGAAGAGGATTTGCCAGGCTATGTCTATGAAGAAGGGGAAGAAGAACGGACTGCTGGCGAACGCTTGGCAGCTTCCTATGTGAATTTTTACGTCAGCAACGGTGCGGTATTAGTGCCCCAGTTTGATGATGAGCATGACGCTCATGCACTGCATCTCCTAGCGCAGCTTTTTCCAACCAGAAAAGTCGTCGGCATACCAGCCCGCGACATCCTGCTAGGAGGTGGAAATATTCACTGTATCACCCAGCAAATCCCACTTTATGGTGCTAAATGTCCCTGA
- the aguB gene encoding N-carbamoylputrescine amidase produces the protein MRNVTVAAVQMQCSHILAENLATAERLVRQAAGQGAQIILLPELFERPYFCQERQYDYYSYAKSVEENDAVQQFIPIAKELQVVIPISFYEKDGNSLYNSIAVIDADGSVLGVYRKTHIPDDHYYQEKFYFTPGNTGFKVWETRYAKIGIGICWDQWFPETARCLALNGAELLFYPTAIGSEPILDTDSQGHWQRTMQGHAAANIMPVIAANRIGLEEVQPSDENGGQSSSLCFYGSSFLTDETGELLTKAGREEEVVLLAMYDLDKGARERLDWGLFRDRRPHMYRRISE, from the coding sequence ATGAGAAATGTTACTGTTGCTGCTGTTCAAATGCAATGCAGTCATATTTTAGCTGAAAATCTGGCGACTGCAGAGCGTTTGGTCAGACAGGCTGCTGGTCAGGGAGCGCAGATTATTCTCCTGCCTGAACTCTTTGAGCGTCCTTATTTTTGTCAAGAACGCCAATATGACTATTATAGCTACGCTAAATCTGTAGAGGAAAATGATGCTGTTCAGCAATTTATTCCCATTGCCAAAGAATTACAGGTGGTTATACCCATTTCTTTTTATGAAAAAGATGGAAATAGCCTCTATAATTCCATTGCGGTTATTGATGCGGATGGTAGTGTTTTGGGAGTTTACCGTAAGACTCATATTCCTGACGACCATTATTATCAGGAGAAGTTTTACTTCACACCGGGAAATACTGGGTTTAAGGTCTGGGAAACTCGCTATGCCAAGATTGGTATTGGTATCTGTTGGGACCAATGGTTTCCAGAAACTGCTCGCTGTTTGGCTCTAAATGGGGCAGAATTGCTTTTTTACCCAACAGCTATCGGCTCAGAGCCGATTTTGGATACAGATAGCCAAGGACATTGGCAACGGACCATGCAAGGGCATGCTGCGGCCAATATCATGCCAGTTATTGCAGCTAACCGTATTGGCTTGGAAGAAGTCCAGCCATCTGACGAAAATGGTGGACAGTCTTCTAGCTTATGTTTCTATGGTTCCTCTTTCTTGACTGATGAGACAGGAGAACTTTTAACAAAGGCGGGACGTGAGGAAGAAGTTGTCTTGCTTGCAATGTATGATTTGGATAAGGGAGCGCGCGAACGTTTGGATTGGGGACTATTTAGAGACCGCAGACCTCATATGTATCGACGTATTTCGGAATAA
- a CDS encoding TVP38/TMEM64 family protein, which translates to MYKFFQKVIQVLSVLVLIGTAIFLFWLYKIGILNDQNALSNLLQNQGVYGSLTFIGLQIIQVVFPIIPGGVTTVVGFLVFKFWWGFILNYIGINIGSIILFWLARRYGKKFCLLFMNEETFDKHEKKVDNKRGYEIFFVFCMLFPFTPADIVVMISGLTSMSYRKFISIILICRPFSIIAYSYFWIYGSYWLNHFMK; encoded by the coding sequence ATGTATAAATTCTTTCAAAAAGTTATACAAGTTCTAAGTGTGCTTGTATTGATCGGCACAGCTATATTCCTTTTTTGGCTTTACAAAATCGGAATATTAAATGATCAGAATGCATTATCCAATTTATTACAAAATCAAGGTGTCTATGGCAGCTTAACTTTCATAGGATTACAAATTATTCAAGTTGTTTTCCCTATCATTCCTGGCGGGGTAACAACTGTCGTTGGTTTCCTTGTCTTTAAATTTTGGTGGGGTTTCATCCTAAATTACATTGGAATAAATATTGGAAGTATTATTTTATTCTGGCTCGCTCGGAGATATGGTAAAAAATTCTGTCTCTTATTTATGAACGAAGAAACGTTCGATAAACATGAAAAGAAAGTTGACAATAAGCGAGGTTATGAAATATTCTTCGTTTTCTGTATGTTATTCCCTTTCACTCCAGCCGATATTGTTGTGATGATTTCTGGACTGACAAGTATGAGCTATCGGAAGTTCATTTCGATTATCCTAATCTGTCGACCATTTTCTATCATTGCATACAGCTATTTTTGGATTTACGGTAGCTACTGGCTAAATCATTTTATGAAATAA
- a CDS encoding adenosine deaminase — MLLNVQKLAKTELHCHLDGSLSLSLIRKLAQLANLSLPEEDSDLRQLVSVDGKVDSLMTYLKKFDYTRPLLQSFEALELSAYDVVQQAAMDNILYIEIRFAPELSTDGGLTVLEAVEAVLAGLERAQKDFHIMAKLLVCGLKQTNPSQTKEIFSAIADLALKGLAGFDFAGNEAEYPTEDLEELIQFTQSLGYPITFHAGECGCVTNVAHALALGIKRIGHGTALYKNPEVIQGLIHSGATVEMCLTSNLQTGAASSLASFPYSQLIEAGAKITINTDNRTVSNTNLNKEYQLFVEHFGTTKEDFYQFNRHAIHASFASEKEKEKLLRILSLAYQQLPVKRKL; from the coding sequence ATACTATTGAATGTTCAGAAATTAGCCAAAACCGAGTTGCATTGTCATCTAGATGGTTCATTGTCGCTTTCACTTATTCGAAAACTTGCTCAATTAGCTAATCTCTCTCTCCCAGAAGAAGATAGTGATTTACGTCAGTTAGTCAGTGTTGATGGCAAGGTGGATAGTTTGATGACCTATTTGAAAAAGTTTGATTATACTCGTCCACTGTTACAAAGTTTTGAGGCTCTCGAATTATCTGCGTACGATGTTGTGCAACAAGCTGCAATGGATAATATTTTGTATATTGAAATTCGTTTTGCACCCGAGTTATCAACTGATGGAGGTCTCACTGTCTTAGAGGCCGTAGAAGCAGTTTTGGCAGGATTAGAGCGCGCTCAGAAAGATTTTCATATAATGGCTAAATTATTGGTCTGTGGATTAAAACAAACCAATCCAAGTCAGACTAAAGAAATCTTTTCAGCCATTGCAGATTTGGCTCTTAAAGGCTTAGCTGGTTTTGATTTTGCAGGAAATGAGGCTGAATATCCAACGGAGGATTTAGAAGAGCTCATCCAATTTACACAATCCTTGGGCTACCCTATCACATTTCATGCTGGTGAATGTGGCTGTGTGACCAATGTTGCTCATGCTCTGGCACTTGGTATTAAGAGGATTGGACACGGAACCGCCCTCTATAAGAACCCGGAGGTTATTCAGGGACTTATTCATAGTGGAGCAACGGTCGAAATGTGTCTAACATCAAACCTCCAAACTGGAGCTGCCTCATCACTAGCAAGCTTTCCTTATTCTCAACTGATAGAGGCGGGAGCAAAAATCACAATCAATACCGATAATCGAACCGTTTCAAATACAAACTTAAATAAAGAGTACCAACTGTTTGTCGAACATTTCGGTACAACTAAAGAAGATTTTTATCAATTTAATCGTCACGCCATTCATGCAAGTTTTGCTAGCGAGAAAGAAAAGGAAAAATTGTTACGCATTCTTTCGCTAGCCTACCAACAATTACCTGTAAAAAGAAAGCTCTAG